The Microlunatus antarcticus DNA segment TCGGTCGGGTCGGCCGGACGAGAATGAGCGCGTGAGCGACGACACGAGGACGAACGTGCAAGGTCTGGACGCAGCCCCGGACCGCGAGGTGGTCGAGCTCTGCCGGGAGCTGATCCGCATCGACACCACGAACTACGGCTCCGAGCCGGGTCCGGGGGAGCGCGACGCGGCCGAGCGGGTGGCCGGCTGGCTGGACGAGGTCGGCATCGAGAGCCAGCTCTACGAGTCGGAGCCGCGCCGTACGTCGCTGGTCGCGCACTGGTCGCCCGAGGGGACCGACGAGAGCCTGCCGCCGCTGCTGGTCCACGGCCACCTCGACGTCGTGCCCGCGAACGCGGACGACTGGAGCGTCGACCCGTTCTCCGGGGAGATCCAGGACGGCTGCGTCTGGGGCCGCGGCGCGGTCGACATGAAGGACTTCGACGCGATGGTGCTGAGCGTCGTACGGGACCGCGTCCGGACGGGCCGCGCGCCCCGGCGTCCGATCCGGCTGATCTTCACCGCGGACGAGGAGGCCGGCAGCGGGCTCGGTGGGCGCTGGCTGGTCGAGAACCACCCGGAGGTCGTGGAGGGCTGCACCGAGGCGATCGGCGAGGTGGGCGGCTTCTCGCTCACCGTCCGCGACGACCTGCGGCTCTACCTCGTCCAGACGGCGGAGAAGGGGCTGGCCTGGCTCAACCTCATCGCCGACGGACGCGCCGGGCACGGGTCGTTCCGCAACGACGACAACGCCGTGACCGAGCTCGCCGCCGCGGTCGGGCGCATCGGGACGTACGAGTGGCCCAACCGCATCACCGCGTCGCAGCAGGCGTTCCTCGAGGCGGTGTCGGAGGCGCTCGGCGTCGAGCTCGACACGAACGACGTCGAGCCGACGCTGGCCAAGCTCGGCAGCATCGCGCGCATGGTCGGGGCGACGATGGGCAACACGGCCAACCCGACGATGCTGCGCGCCGGCTACAAGCACAACGTGATCCCCGGCCGGGCGACCGCGTCGGTGGACGGGCGGTTCGTGCCGGGCGGGCAGGACGCCTTCTTCGAGACCATCACCGAGCTGCTGGGGGAGAAGGTCCGCTACGAG contains these protein-coding regions:
- a CDS encoding M20/M25/M40 family metallo-hydrolase, which gives rise to MSDDTRTNVQGLDAAPDREVVELCRELIRIDTTNYGSEPGPGERDAAERVAGWLDEVGIESQLYESEPRRTSLVAHWSPEGTDESLPPLLVHGHLDVVPANADDWSVDPFSGEIQDGCVWGRGAVDMKDFDAMVLSVVRDRVRTGRAPRRPIRLIFTADEEAGSGLGGRWLVENHPEVVEGCTEAIGEVGGFSLTVRDDLRLYLVQTAEKGLAWLNLIADGRAGHGSFRNDDNAVTELAAAVGRIGTYEWPNRITASQQAFLEAVSEALGVELDTNDVEPTLAKLGSIARMVGATMGNTANPTMLRAGYKHNVIPGRATASVDGRFVPGGQDAFFETITELLGEKVRYEIENVQPAVETEFSGALVEAMQSCLAAEDPGAKAVPFLMSGGTDAKAWDALGVRCFGFAPLRLPPDLDFVGMFHGVDERVPVESLEFGARVLDRFLDQA